From a region of the Saccharomyces paradoxus chromosome IV, complete sequence genome:
- the UGX2 gene encoding Ugx2p (similar to YDL169C): protein MDDKEKLIVYSNASSVFTYTAEIRPNFKISVSQSQGFAWNQDLFATQYQQSYKVVYDAHEDDFEDLILKIKGKLKANSKKRAKLKAKTKLTRTAKQKREVPACEREASDEDGDSERYQRIQVLDGHEFPRGNPYKPVWDHDVHSNGDDSASEGESNRDVDMIGGTDTPYSRMAVMDRPRRKSERSISFVEDSKTGDYRYQIGQVDVVEVDSDTPENNHLKWLIR, encoded by the coding sequence ATGGATGATAAAGAGAAACTTATCGTATATTCAAATGCCAGTTCGGTATTTACATATACTGCAGAAATAAGgccaaatttcaaaatatctgTATCTCAAAGCCAAGGTTTTGCCTGGAACCAGGACTTATTTGCCACACAGTACCAACAATCGTATAAGGTAGTATACGATGCACACGAAGACGACTTTGAAGAtttaattttgaagatcAAGGGTAAATTAAAGGCAAACTCCAAGAAAAGAGCTAAATTGAAGGCTAAGACTAAATTAACAAGAACTGCAAAGCAGAAAAGAGAAGTCCCCGCATGCGAAAGGGAAGCAAGTGATGAGGATGGCGACAGTGAACGCTATCAAAGGATACAAGTCCTGGATGGTCACGAATTTCCCAGGGGAAATCCGTATAAACCTGTATGGGATCATGACGTTCACTCGAATGGAGATGATAGCGCAAGCGAAGGGGAAAGCAACCGTGATGTAGATATGATTGGTGGCACTGACACGCCATATTCAAGAATGGCTGTAATGGATAGACCACGCAGAAAATCTGAGAGAAGCATAAGTTTTGTGGAGGACTCCAAGACAGGTGATTATAGGTACCAAATCGGCCAAGTGGATGTTGTAGAGGTGGACTCGGACACCCCTGAAAATAATCATCTCAAATGGTTAATTAGGTAA
- the SFA1 gene encoding bifunctional alcohol dehydrogenase/S-(hydroxymethyl)glutathione dehydrogenase (Bifunctional alcohol dehydrogenase and formaldehyde dehydrogenase~similar to YDL168W), with protein sequence MSAATVGKPIKCIAAVAYDAKKPLSIEEITVNAPKAHEVRIKIEYTAVCHTDAYTLSGSDPEGLFPCILGHEGAGVVESVGDDVVTVKPGDHVIALYTAECGKCKFCTSGKTNLCGAVRATQGKGVMPDGTTRFHNAKGEDIYHFMGCSTFSEYTVVADVSVVAIDPKAPLDAACLLGCGVTTGYGAALKTANVQKGDTVAVFGCGTVGLSAIQGAKSRGASKIIAVDINNKKKQYCFQFGATDFVNPKEDLAKGQTIVEKLIEMTDGGLDFTFDCTGNTKIMRDALEACHKGWGQSIIIGVAAAGEEISTRPFQLVTGRVWKGSAFGGIKGRSEMGGLIKDYQSGALKVEEFITHRRPFKEINQAFEDLHNGDCLRTVLKFDDEK encoded by the coding sequence atgtcCGCTGCTACTGTTGGTAAACCTATTAAGTGcattgctgctgttgcGTATGATGCAAAGAAACCATTGagtattgaagaaattactGTAAATGCACCAAAAGCGCACGAGGTACGTatcaaaattgaatatACTGCTGTATGCCACACTGATGCGTACACTTTATCGGGTTCTGATCCAGAAGGGCTTTTCCCTTGTATCCTAGGTCACGAAGGTGCCGGTGTCGTGGAATCGGTAGGCGATGACGTTGTGACAGTCAAGCCCGGTGATCACGTTATAGCCTTATACACTGCTGAGTGTGGCAAATGTAAGTTCTGTACTTCTGGTAAAACCAACTTATGTGGTGCTGTCAGAGCTACTCAAGGAAAGGGTGTAATGCCTGATGGAACCACAAGATTTCATAATGCTAAAGGTGAAGATATTTACCATTTTATGGGTTGCTCGACTTTTTCTGAATATACCGTGGTAGCTGATGTGTCTGTAGTGGCCATTGATCCAAAAGCTCCATTGGATGCTGCCTGTTTACTGGGTTGCGGTGTTACCACTGGTTATGGCGCAGCTCTTAAGACAGCCAACGTGCAAAAGGGTGACACCGTTGCTGTATTTGGTTGCGGGACCGTGGGACTTTCGGCTATCCAAGGGGCAAAGTCAAGAGGCGCTTCCAAGATTATTGCTGTGGACATtaataacaagaaaaagcaatattgttttcaattCGGTGCCACAGATTTTGTTAACCCTAAGGAAGATTTGGCTAAAGGTCAAACTATTGTTGAAAAGCTAATTGAAATGACTGACGGTGGTCTAGATTTTACTTTTGACTGTACTGGTAATACCAAAATCATGAGAGACGCTTTGGAAGCCTGTCATAAGGGCTGGGGTCAATCCATTATTATTGGTGTGGCTGCTGctggtgaagaaatttctaCTAGACCATTCCAACTAGTCACCGGTAGAGTGTGGAAGGGCTCTGCATTTGGTGGCATCAAAGGTAGATCAGAAATGGGAGGTTTAATTAAAGACTACCAAAGCGGCGCCTTAAAAGTCGAAGAATTTATTACTCACAGAAGAccattcaaagaaattaacCAAGCTTTTGAAGATTTGCATAACGGTGATTGCTTAAGAACTGTCCTGAAGTTTGATGACGAGAAATAA